The DNA region ACTCAAACTTCGTCAAAAGAAATCCCAATATTCCAGTTAAAACGACCAGTGAAAAATATAATCAGGTGGCTGCCGAAGATGAAATGTTGACTGACAACTTCGACTCAGGGTCAGAAGCCTCCTTAGATATCTTAGTCGGGGGTAGTATCCATGATGCCGAGGGAATTCGATCGGATTACCGAAGTCGAAGACAACGACAAtattagagagagagagagagagagagagagagagagagagagagagagagagagagagagagagagagagagagagatggtTGCACACAAGCCAGTGTGTTACAATGTGACGAATAACAGTTGTGTTAAAGAGCAGAACACTTTTTTCGAGAGGCCCAGCGAAGCCATGAAGAGCCACCTGAGACCCCTCTTCATCACTGGAAAAGTCGAAGACGTCCCCATTAATAAAATATTGTGGATTGTGGAGAGACTGTGAACTTGATGCCTCACCGCATGCTGAGGAAAATTGGCAAATATGATACTAATGCCAAACCTCATAATATGGTGCTAACCAACTATAAAGGTAAAGTGGGTTCCACCATGGGAGCTATCGAATTCGAATTAACTATAGGGACAATCACTAGGTCCACAATGTTTATAATTGTGGAAACAAAAGCTAACTACATTCTGTTGCTTGGAAAAGAGTGGATACATAGGGTCGAAGTTGTCCCGTCTTTAATTCACTAGAGGATAATAATTTGGCGCCTAGATGGCATCGTCGAAAATATATAGGCGGATCAGGGGTACTTTAAAACCCCTATCAACCATGTCGACAGACGCAAattttgaaggtgagaaaaacaagaaaggggggtttgaattgtttgaaaaataagcgcttttgcaataatgaaaatcacacaatgattttatactggttcgcttataacacaaagctactccagtccacccggccaaggtgatttcgccttcaacaaggacttaatccactaatcttgaaagattacaaacaacccctaagagagaagaaaatctcttagtcctctcaagtctacagactacaaagagtcacttgaggaaatcaaataaaaatagatacaagatgtgtaatctagagtgcttctaagaaagcaaatattacaaacttaagaacaaatttttcacttgataagcaacagcttagtgaaaatctttgaagaacaaagatgtttttcttgagcgtgatatgatttcagtatagttttggctagtgatttcttcgtgtttactgaatgagatttcttctctatttataggagttgaagtagagttgaagtggcgttgaatctgttggatattgagatgtagttacgccattccattaatagcttctgcagtagactttttcacttagaagtgactacttaccacaattagtatcttctctcttggaagtggagattaacgtctctttctaactgaggaaatccatttgcagaactttaacttggcttaaacgttacttcatcatgattaacaattctgattagagtctttgtgtatctggagaaactggcttctgatgttatctcttgaaaattcagatggcgctgataacttcagaatttacagaagacatttgttcagagtcagagcttctagactttacttcatgttcagatgcttctgatactttgcagttttgtccagagtcagagcttcttgaaacgagattccactttagatgcttctgatacttgagattttgcatctgatcttgttatgcatctgatgacatcatcagatttatttcttctttctttagaaccctgcacacttagaaacttttcgttagggtgccatttttggtttcatcctttgttatcatcaaaatcatggagtctgttgtagaacactttttgttcttacaatctccccctttttgatgatgacaaaacaaataaaattatcagatgaaacatgaaaaatattagatcagatagacaaaagctccccctgagttagtactagggagttcagaagttcttaccagagctttccaagtaattaggtttctgaaaactttctgcaaatgcttaactttaaagttagagttatttaatcagagctattatttaatcagagctatttatatcagaactatttctataattgttgcagaatgcttaaggttttagacataattttcatcagagctatttaataatttctccccctttttggcataatcaaaaaggcataaatcataaaaagaataatagagagaaaaacacttcattaaacaaaagcacaaaggcaagcagcagtcaaaacatcagattcaagagaatatcagagctaaaaaagaaaagacagaagcaaaaacactaggcaaccaaaaataaatcctaagtgcctaagggtttggaggaggaggaagtctctgtagtagcatagcaaacatattctggaggttttcattcagagcgtcttgcttgtccatccttgcccggagctcactctgatcttgcttgatctctttctgatcttgcttgatctccttcagagtgttaagaatcagagggatcgcagaggaagactccccctgaatcagagcctgctgagcttcagcttcagcagcagcttgggcttctgcatctgccttagccttggcttcagcttcctgaatccttagaagttctgcttcctttgccaggcgttcttcttccaacctcttagcttcttcttcagcttccttagccaacctttcttcctctaatctcttggcctcagcttctctagccagtctctcttcctctaatcttttggcctcagcttctctagccagtctttcttggagtctttcctcagagtctctgatgtagccatttctgacttgttcagagatactcttcagcctataagactcagaggtcatccaactaataactctgttccagtgtgtcctaacagatttaggatcatcactgacttcagaatttttagccagagacttgatcttctggactgaggattctgcaacctgtataatggcctcctcaagggtaggtgtgataattttaggttcaggttcaggttcaggaGTATTAGTTGGAGAGTTTGGGGAGCTGAGATTCAGAGAGGGAGTttcagtttctggttctggctggggttcagattctgcttctggttgaagttcagaatctggggaagaagcatagagtgggtttacatctaaggggtcagagtctggttcaggtacagcgggaatgattggtggggtgatataaggatcagatgggcgaattacagatggttgagcttcagagggtgtggtggttgtttgttgtggtggaagtgaggtttgattttcagaggagatggtggttgtttgttgtggaagagaagttcggaggggagaggttacttcagtttgtgtttgagtttgtggggcgaaatttttagcataaatttcagctattgttggggagtttgggtcagagtgttcttgatcagaggactcttgatcagataactcttggtcagaagaaggtgaatggtaagggggtgattcatattcagaggatgatgaagagctgtggtgatatagttgattagggtcagaggttgttgtaaaagtacgggcaatttttagaacaggtggaggttgagaggttctaatggttgaaggagggatttcTGAGGTCGTAAAAatgggaggtgttgggagaggagtagaagaagccattacaggtacagaagtaacaggaggaatggacttaccagaagaagaagagactttcagaggagctttggttccagaggattctccaattctgggtttctttgccttccttgcttcctcagctatcttcttctcagaaaggcctcttttgtatctaaccaaatcttctacagagtccagacagtcttcaaggcggaaatcagaaatgtcaatgccttcatccagacgatcctgaaggtagatggcaatggcatctctgggttcattcttgaagaacctttcaaggccatgaggcatcttcctctgatccttcagagcttcccaggtcacattcatagtgggcttgactctgatgtctttgatgattcccatactcctcagatttttggcattcagaggctttccaacgtcaattgccagatcatccatacatctggtcttctccagagcatctaccagcccatgctcaatgaagatgtcagagagcaatctacccagaggaatgtaggatctgggcttcatattattcctggtttctctgactgaatccctcagatatctgaagaggagaacagggaggttgataggaatacccttctgaatacagtagaggatgcatttctgatcagcatttatgtaatctgaagagttggaggctggacgatgatggattgttcccaatataatcttcagccaaactcggaggttctgatgaagctccttgttcttagaggggtttccttcaacgtttgctttgaagatagtagggttaatgacttctgtgatgcgcttggaccttggaggaatgttgtaaatccttttacctccagctttctccatattcagcaaagaagcaatagacgcttctgtgataatgatctttactcccagaacaaacgaaacaatgaactcatcatcagcatctgcacatctccagaattccttcaccagaagaggatagattggaccatacaatctgttgaagtaggtttcccaaccttgcttgtgaagatcttcagttaaatcaacgccatttcttcttaagttctcaaaatccaccagtgattcacacagtacatccaaaccttcaaagggagttgaaagatgaatgtgttgttcacgttccaaaatgtgaggttcttgatAAACTGGTGTCGTGGTAAcgtctacaaccatgggtgtttgagtgtttgaggtttgggggttagaagcggcttccatttgttgggagaagttaaaaacttcttgctcttgaggattcatgacgaagattgatgaagaagatgaagaactgagaaggttgcagagaaaacttcgagagagggtttagggtttaagagtgagtgaagagtgataagtgtgtgaaatgtgagaaaagtgtttatatactaagggtaaaaacacatgcaaaacgacacatttaattgcgttggaacagaacacaagatttgcacgctaggggggaaaaatgattatagctaataaatgaatgtctaatcccaacagtaagcacactgctcgaggagatttcaagcgttctgacctttgatttcttttgacagctgtctagaagttctagggttagacgcatgttccccacgtgttgatgtatctgatcttcaggaataccaaaggatttctgaagatttctaactcagatatcttcttaacttggtagaagtatcagagtcagaggcagaagtgtatttgtttttatcagattctcattttacatgttcagagccaaattttactcagggcaatttttaatgttcagattttctaatataaaacgaaatctatcttcagctagaggcttagtaaaaatatctgcccattgatgttctgtatcaatgaacttcagcgttactattcctttctgaacatagtctctgataaaatgatgtttaatttctatgtgtttggctctggaatgtagaataggattcttactcaaacaaatagcagcagtattatcacaaaagataggaatgttactctcaaagatttgtagatcttctagctgatgtttcatccagagcatctgagttgtgcatagtgacgctgagatatattctgcttctgcagttgatagagcaattgttgactgtcttttgctagcccaggagattaagttgtttcccagaagctggcaatttccagatgtgcttttacgttctattctatctcctgcataatctgcatcacaataaccagaaagcctatactctgatgttttctcatacatcaggcccaggttaggagttcctttcagatacttaagaattctcttaacagctgttaaatgagattctctaggatctgattggaatctggcacaaagacaaacgctaaagagaatatcaggacgagtagcagtcagatagagaagagagcctatcatacctctatagagcttctgacaaaccttgttgcttacctcttccttctccagaatgcaagttgggtgcataggagtctttgcagagttgcattcagtcatgtcaaacttcttcagaacatctttaatgtacttgctttgatgaatgtacgtgacttctggagtttgatttatttgaattcccagaaagaactttaattcttgcattaaactcatttcaaattctgcctgcattaacttagaaaattcttggcaaacagagatattagcagaaccaaaaataatatcatcaacataaatttggcatatcatgagatcattttcatgatttttacagaagagtgtagaatcaactttccctctgataaaattttgttctagaagaaaattacttaagcgttcataccaagctctgggagcttgtttaagtccatataaggatttcttaagtttgaaaacatgttctggaaaatttgagttttcaaaaccaggaggttgattaacatacacttcttctgaaatataaccatttagaaatgcactcttgacatccatttggtataatttgatagaatgattaatagcaaaagatacaagaagacgaatagattctaacctcgcgactggagcaaaagtttcattataatcaataccttcttgttgactataaccttgagctaccagtcgagctttgtttctgacaacttctcctttctcgttcagcttgtttctgaaaacccatctggttccaatgacatgagtgcctctgggtttaggaacaagatcccagacatcattcttggagaattgatctaactcttcttgcatagctgccacccaatcattatcttgaagagcttcatcacaggacgtaggctcaatcagagacactagtcccagaggaatatcttcaaaagttctgaaggtagatctggttctaacaggttcatctttgtttcccaaaatcaaatcttcagatacgttgctacgactcttgactttccttggaatttctggagatttaatttcttcagagtctggagtgacagttgcttctggagttttctcagattctaccagagtgatctctaaatct from Lathyrus oleraceus cultivar Zhongwan6 chromosome 1, CAAS_Psat_ZW6_1.0, whole genome shotgun sequence includes:
- the LOC127115714 gene encoding secreted RxLR effector protein 161-like; its protein translation is MIGSLLYLTATRPDILFSVCLCARFQSDPRESHLTAVKRILKYLKGTPNLGLMYEKTSEYRLSGYCDADYAGDRIERKSTSGNCQLLGNNLISWASKRQSTIALSTAEAEYISASLCTTQMLWMKHQLEDLQIFESNIPIFCDNTAAICLSKNPILHSRAKHIEIKHHFIRDYVQKGIVTLKFIDTEHQWADIFTKPLAEDRFR